The sequence below is a genomic window from Halolamina litorea.
GCGGAGCTGGTCGGCCGCGACGACGAGATCGCCCGCTACCACACCGCGCTCCAGCCCGTCATCAACAACGAGGACCCCAACAACATCTTCGTCTACGGGAAGACCGGCGTCGGGAAGACGGCGGTCACCCGCTACCTGCTCGAGCAGTTGGAGGCGGACGCCGGCACCTACGGCGTCGACCTCACGACAGTCGAACTCAACTGCGAAGGGCTCACCAGCAGCTACCAGGTCGCGATCAACCTCGTCAACAAGCTCCGCCCGCCGGACGAGGGGATCTCCAACACCGGCCACCCGATGCACGAGGTGCTCTCCCAGCTCTGGGACGCCCTCGAGAGCATCGGCGGCACCGTCCTGATCGTGCTCGACGAGGTCGACAACATCGGCGGCGACGACACGCTGCTCTACCAACTCCCCCGCGCCCGCTCGAACGGCAACGTCGACGCCGCCCGCGTCGGCGTCATCGGCATCAGCAACGACCTCGCGTTCCGGGAGAACCTCCGGCCCGAGGTGAAGTCCTCGCTCGCGGAGGTCAACATCCGGTTCCCGCCCTACGACGCCGGCGAACTCAAGCAGGTGCTCTCCCAGCGGACGAGTGTGGCGTTCTACGACGGTGCGCTCGCCGACGACGTGGTGCCGCTCTGTTCGGCCTACGGCGCCAAGGACGGCGGCGACGCGCGGAAAGCCCTCGACCTGCTCCGGGCCGCCGCCGACCTCGCGCGGGCGGACAACGCCGACACCGTCACCAGCGACCACGTCGAGTCGGCCCGCCGCGAACTCGAACGCGAGGAGGTGATGGACGGGATCGCCGACCTTGCCGACCAGCACAAACTGGTGCTCTACGCGCTGGTCACCCTCGAAGCCGCCGATGAGACGCCGGCGCGCTCCCAGAAGGTGTACGAGCGCTACGCCGAACTCTGTGACAGTTCGACCCACGACGCCCGAACGACCCGCCGCGTTCGGGACTTCCTCGGCGAGATCGAGGGGTTGGGGATCACGGCCTCCAGTCGCCACAACGACGGGCTTGCGGGCGGCCAGTACCGCGCCCACGAACTCTCCCACAGCACCGAACTCGTGTTGGCGGCGATGTCTGACCTCGTCGATCACGTCGGTGTCCACGAGAGCATCGTCGGCCTCGTCGAGGACTCCGACCGGATCTCGGTCTCGCTGGCCTGAGCCGCGCCGTCGACCCCCGTGTCGCGACTGACCGCCGACCCGTGCGCGAACAGTTCCCACCGTTAACGTCATGTCGGGTGGCCCATACCTACTCCCAAATGGATACCGACGAGGCCGCCGGCCGTGCCGGCGACGTGATCGACGAACTGAGCGCCGCCGTTGTCACCGACCGATCGTTCCTCGAAACCGTGATGACGGGCGTACTGGCCGGCGGCCACGTGCTGCTGGAGGACGTGCCGGGGACCGGGAAGACCCTCGCGGCGCGGAGCCTCGCGGGCGCACTGAACCTCTCGTTCACCCGCATCCAGTTCACGCCGGACCTGCTCCCGGCGGACATCACCGGCTCGAACGTCTACAACGAGGGGGCCGGCGAGTTCACCTTCGCCGAGGGGCCGGTGTTCGCCAACGTCGTGCTGGCCGACGAGATCAACCGTGCACCCCCCAAAACGCAGGCCGCGCTGCTGGAGGCGATGGGCGAGGGGCAGGTCTCCGTCGACGGCGAGACCCACCAGCTTCCGGACCCGTTCGTCGTCATCGCCACCCAGAACCCCGTCGAACAGGAGGGGACCTTCGGGCTGCCGGAGGCCCAGCGCGATCGCTTCATCGTGAAGACGTCGATGGGCTACCCCGACTTCGACGGGGAGATGGAACTGATCAACCGCCGCGCGGGCCGGACCGAGTCGGTCCCCAGCGTCTCGGCGGTCGCCGACGAGGCGACGGTCCGTGACTTACAGGCCGTGCCCGAGACCGTCCGTGCCGAGCGCAACGTCCGGGAGTACCTCGTGAAACTCGGTCGGGCGACCCGCGAGCACCGCCACGTCTCCGTCGGCGTCTCCCCGCGTGGGATCCAGCACCTGTTCGAGGCGAGCCGTGCCTACGCGACCCTGCGGGGCCGAGAGTACGTGGTCCCCGACGACGTGAAGCGGATCGTCGACGACGTGTTCCCCCACCGACTGGTCCTGACCGCCGAGGCCGAGATCGAGGGCATCGACGCCGCCGACGTGCTCGAGGAGGTCAAGGGACAGGTACCCGTCCCGGCGATGGAGGCCTGAACGGACGGGCTACCGCCGATAGCCTGTGAGCAGGGAGCCGAGACCGAGGAGTGCCACCACGGCGCCGATGAAGCCCGCCGTCATCGGACTGTCCGCGGGTTGACGAACGAGGAACGCATCGCTCGGCGAGTCGGGATCGACGTACGCCGTCGCCGCCTTGCCGTCCTCGTAGTCCGCGAGTACTGCTTCAGCCGCCGAGCGGGTGTCGTAGTTCGGCGTCGACGCCGAGGCGAAGACGCTGTGACTGGTGTAGTTCTCGCCGCCGTAGCGGTAGGTGAACGTCGCCGTCGGGCGGTAGTCGACGCCGGAACTGCTGGCCCCGCCGACCGACTCGACGCCGGCCTCCTGTACGGTCGCGTTCACGGCGACGGAGTCGTCCAGTGCCGCCTGCTGTTGCTGGTAGTCGTACGCGCCGAACCCACCGACGGCGAGACCGACCACGAGCAACAGGGCGCCGCCACGGACCGGATCGACCTCCCGACCGCCTATTCGGACGGTGAAACCGTCGTCGCTCATCGCCGACAGTCCATGGCGCGCCGCCTGTAAACTGATCGAACCTATCGCGCCAACACCAGGCTGGCGAGGAACGCCACTCCGAGCGTGACGAACAGCACCAGCGCCGCGGTCGTCTCGGTCGCCAGCGACACCGACGTCGTCGACGAGACGGCCGCCAGTCCGGCCGCGGCGGTGACGCCGCCGATCAGGACCGCCGTCAGGACGCGGACGAACTGCACCGGCAGCGACGGCGCCCGGCGGCCCACGTCCCGGCCGAGTCCCACGCCGAAGCGGCCGATGTCCCAGACGACGACGGCGCCGACCATCACGCCAAGCGCGTGGCTCGCCGGCACGCTGAGTGCCGCGGCGAACCCACCGGCTGCGAGCAGCCCCGCGCCGGCGAGCGTGGTTGCGGTGTGGCGTCGGGGCACCACCCCGAACAGCATCCCGCCCCGCAGGAAGGCCAACGCGCCCGCACCCGTCGCCGTCCCCACGGCGACCAGCCCGAGCGCGACGACCTCCCCGGAGTAGTAGTCGACGACGG
It includes:
- a CDS encoding AAA family ATPase, with the translated sequence MDTDEAAGRAGDVIDELSAAVVTDRSFLETVMTGVLAGGHVLLEDVPGTGKTLAARSLAGALNLSFTRIQFTPDLLPADITGSNVYNEGAGEFTFAEGPVFANVVLADEINRAPPKTQAALLEAMGEGQVSVDGETHQLPDPFVVIATQNPVEQEGTFGLPEAQRDRFIVKTSMGYPDFDGEMELINRRAGRTESVPSVSAVADEATVRDLQAVPETVRAERNVREYLVKLGRATREHRHVSVGVSPRGIQHLFEASRAYATLRGREYVVPDDVKRIVDDVFPHRLVLTAEAEIEGIDAADVLEEVKGQVPVPAMEA
- a CDS encoding orc1/cdc6 family replication initiation protein, yielding MPDISFSPDDSLYRDRDRLSEEYTPAELVGRDDEIARYHTALQPVINNEDPNNIFVYGKTGVGKTAVTRYLLEQLEADAGTYGVDLTTVELNCEGLTSSYQVAINLVNKLRPPDEGISNTGHPMHEVLSQLWDALESIGGTVLIVLDEVDNIGGDDTLLYQLPRARSNGNVDAARVGVIGISNDLAFRENLRPEVKSSLAEVNIRFPPYDAGELKQVLSQRTSVAFYDGALADDVVPLCSAYGAKDGGDARKALDLLRAAADLARADNADTVTSDHVESARRELEREEVMDGIADLADQHKLVLYALVTLEAADETPARSQKVYERYAELCDSSTHDARTTRRVRDFLGEIEGLGITASSRHNDGLAGGQYRAHELSHSTELVLAAMSDLVDHVGVHESIVGLVEDSDRISVSLA
- a CDS encoding DUF3592 domain-containing protein translates to MSDDGFTVRIGGREVDPVRGGALLLVVGLAVGGFGAYDYQQQQAALDDSVAVNATVQEAGVESVGGASSSGVDYRPTATFTYRYGGENYTSHSVFASASTPNYDTRSAAEAVLADYEDGKAATAYVDPDSPSDAFLVRQPADSPMTAGFIGAVVALLGLGSLLTGYRR